In one Pseudomonadota bacterium genomic region, the following are encoded:
- a CDS encoding enoyl-CoA hydratase-related protein: MTIETHLDARGVLTLTLARPAVHNAMNAEMLDAITTAVRAITPGGVRVLVLAASGKSFCAGGDLGWMRAQFEASDAGRRAEAQRLADMFHALHLTDVPVIARIHGNAFGGGVGLACLADVAIGVEGALLGLTETRLGLIPATIGPYVAAKMGPRLTEVFMSSRRFGAEEAVRLGILARVVPADGLDAAIDAEVAPYLSCAPGAVAETKALARALRPPIDAALIAHTMDALIARWRSEEAAEGIGAFFEKRTPPWVS; the protein is encoded by the coding sequence ATGACAATTGAAACCCACCTCGACGCGCGTGGCGTGCTGACGCTGACGCTGGCGCGCCCGGCTGTGCACAACGCCATGAACGCGGAGATGTTGGATGCGATCACGACGGCCGTCCGCGCGATCACACCTGGCGGGGTGCGCGTGCTGGTGCTGGCGGCCTCGGGAAAGAGCTTTTGCGCCGGTGGCGATCTCGGCTGGATGCGGGCGCAATTCGAGGCCTCCGACGCGGGCCGCCGGGCGGAGGCACAGCGGCTGGCGGACATGTTTCATGCGCTCCATCTCACCGATGTGCCGGTCATCGCGCGGATCCACGGCAACGCCTTTGGCGGCGGGGTAGGGCTCGCCTGTCTCGCTGACGTGGCCATCGGCGTGGAAGGTGCGCTCCTCGGGCTCACGGAGACGCGTCTCGGGCTCATCCCGGCGACGATCGGGCCCTACGTGGCCGCGAAGATGGGGCCACGCCTGACGGAGGTCTTCATGTCATCGCGGCGCTTCGGAGCCGAGGAGGCCGTGCGCCTCGGCATTCTCGCCCGCGTGGTGCCCGCGGATGGGCTCGACGCCGCGATCGACGCTGAGGTCGCGCCCTACCTGTCCTGCGCGCCGGGCGCCGTGGCAGAGACGAAGGCGCTCGCCCGCGCGCTCCGGCCGCCCATCGACGCGGCGTTGATCGCGCACACGATGGACGCGCTCATCGCGCGCTGGCGATCCGAGGAGGCGGCGGAAGGGATCGGGGCCTTCTTCGAGAAACGCACGCCGCCCTGGGTTTCCTGA
- a CDS encoding hydroxymethylglutaryl-CoA lyase yields the protein MGELGAVEIIEVGPRDGLQNERAEISVAEKAAFIRACAAAGLRQIEVGSFVNPSRVPQMAATGEVLRAVGPLEGVRGMVLIPNARRLAQYLEVRGETAFDISRIAVFVSATEAFSEANLGCSVAESLGRVREIMAEKPADVRVRGYISCVTDCPFEGYVAPAAVGALSEELLALGCNSLALADTVGKGTPERVAAMFETALPPWNPAQVAAHFHDTQGLALANVDVALAAGIRRFDSSVAGLGGCPYAPGAPGNVATEAVVGHVEALGYETGIDVRELKALGDFARKLVGRVHDN from the coding sequence ATGGGCGAGTTAGGCGCCGTCGAGATCATCGAAGTGGGCCCGCGCGACGGGCTCCAGAACGAGCGCGCGGAGATCTCCGTCGCCGAGAAGGCCGCGTTCATCCGCGCCTGCGCCGCCGCGGGGCTCCGTCAGATCGAGGTCGGTTCGTTCGTGAACCCGTCCCGCGTGCCGCAAATGGCGGCGACGGGGGAGGTCCTGCGCGCCGTGGGGCCGCTCGAGGGTGTGCGGGGCATGGTGCTCATTCCCAATGCGCGCCGGCTCGCGCAATATCTTGAGGTGCGCGGGGAGACGGCCTTCGACATCTCCCGCATCGCTGTTTTCGTGTCGGCGACCGAAGCTTTCAGCGAGGCCAATCTCGGCTGCTCGGTGGCCGAAAGCCTCGGTCGCGTGCGCGAGATCATGGCGGAAAAGCCTGCTGACGTGAGGGTGCGCGGCTATATCAGCTGCGTCACAGATTGCCCCTTCGAGGGCTACGTGGCGCCTGCCGCTGTGGGTGCGCTTTCGGAAGAGCTCTTGGCGCTCGGCTGCAACTCGCTCGCGCTCGCCGACACGGTGGGGAAGGGGACGCCCGAGCGCGTGGCGGCGATGTTCGAGACCGCGCTGCCCCCCTGGAACCCCGCGCAGGTGGCGGCGCATTTCCATGACACGCAGGGCCTCGCCCTCGCCAATGTGGACGTGGCGCTCGCGGCAGGGATTCGCCGCTTCGACAGCTCCGTTGCAGGCCTGGGCGGCTGTCCCTACGCGCCCGGAGCCCCCGGTAATGTCGCCACGGAGGCCGTGGTCGGGCATGTGGAGGCGTTGGGCTACGAGACGGGCATCGATGTTCGAGAACTGAAAGCGCTGGGCGATTTCGCCCGGAAATTGGTGGGGCGCGTGCATGACAATTGA
- a CDS encoding glutathione S-transferase family protein, with product MIRLHHCPQTRSMRVLWLLHELGVDFELREWPFDKTLRSPDFLALNPAGRVPALELDGAVLFESGAIMEVLCERFPEAGLGRAPGDPERATWLGWLHFAETISQHSAALTQQHVVLYEDHMRSPIVMQIEAKRIEKCYAALEGGLGEYLLGSFSAADIAVGQAVYMARHFTPLDGFPKLAAWYARITARQAFEASLPGAQKLYSQEFYPAWAS from the coding sequence GTGATCCGGCTCCACCACTGCCCGCAGACGCGCTCCATGCGGGTGCTCTGGCTGCTCCACGAGCTCGGCGTGGACTTCGAGCTCCGCGAATGGCCATTCGACAAGACGCTGCGAAGCCCGGACTTTCTCGCGCTCAACCCGGCCGGACGCGTGCCCGCGCTGGAGCTCGATGGCGCGGTGCTTTTCGAGTCCGGGGCGATCATGGAGGTGCTCTGCGAGCGCTTTCCGGAGGCCGGGCTCGGCCGCGCACCGGGCGATCCAGAGCGCGCGACGTGGCTGGGCTGGCTGCATTTCGCGGAGACCATCAGCCAGCATAGCGCGGCGCTCACACAGCAGCACGTGGTGCTCTACGAGGATCACATGCGCTCGCCCATCGTCATGCAGATCGAGGCCAAGCGCATCGAAAAGTGCTATGCTGCGCTGGAAGGCGGCCTCGGGGAGTACCTGCTCGGGAGCTTCTCTGCCGCCGACATCGCCGTGGGGCAGGCCGTCTATATGGCGCGGCATTTCACGCCGCTCGATGGCTTTCCAAAGCTCGCGGCCTGGTACGCGCGGATCACCGCGCGGCAGGCCTTCGAGGCGTCACTGCCCGGCGCGCAGAAGCTCTACAGCCAGGAGTTTTATCCGGCATGGGCGAGTTAG
- a CDS encoding biotin carboxylase N-terminal domain-containing protein, whose protein sequence is MIRRLLIANRGEIAVRIARTAQAMGVDTVAVFSDIDAGAAHVAACDVAVPLGGQTPAESYLRQDAILEAARSTGADAIHPGYGFLSENPDFVAKVEAAGLVFVGPSAEAIRAMGLKDAAKARMEAAGVPVVPGYHGADQADESLRQAAEEVGYPVLIKAVAGGGGKGMRIVEAAKDFDAALASARSEAKGAFDNADVLIEKYVASPRHIEVQVFGDGARAVHLFERDCSLQRRHQKVIEEAPAPGMTPEMREAMGAAAVRAAEAIGYAGAGTVEFIVDASDGLRPDRFYFMEMNTRLQVEHPVTEAITGIDLVEWQLRVASGAPLPAAQEEITLTGHAVEARLYAEDVAAGFLPATGRLTRLAFPEGARVDSGVREGDAISPFYDPMIAKVICQGADRTAALAALDRALAETQIAGLTCNLAFLRRLIRVPDFVAGTFDTGLIAGEGSALTEDARPCSKTQALAALGALGLHGPRSFLSGFSLWAPLTRTARLSFGGEIIDIAVETHAESFRAGAYDVALRDGTWWIDGAPVRASIHRDAHGVTVFYGSPYVFEVPDLRVAVDESAGADLLEAPMPGLLKAVMAEVGQAVQAGDPLAVFEAMKMEHTLRAPRDGIIAEVVGRAGAQTQAGAPIIRLETAE, encoded by the coding sequence GTGATCCGCAGGCTTCTCATCGCCAACCGCGGCGAGATCGCGGTGCGCATCGCGCGCACGGCGCAGGCCATGGGCGTGGATACGGTGGCCGTCTTCTCCGATATAGATGCGGGCGCGGCCCATGTGGCGGCCTGCGACGTGGCCGTCCCGCTCGGCGGGCAGACCCCTGCGGAGAGCTATCTGCGCCAGGATGCGATCCTCGAGGCCGCCCGGTCTACCGGAGCGGACGCGATCCATCCGGGCTACGGATTCCTCTCCGAGAACCCTGATTTCGTTGCGAAAGTCGAGGCCGCGGGGCTCGTCTTCGTGGGCCCCTCCGCGGAGGCTATCCGGGCGATGGGGCTCAAGGATGCGGCCAAGGCGCGGATGGAGGCGGCGGGCGTGCCGGTCGTGCCCGGCTACCACGGGGCCGATCAGGCGGATGAGTCCCTGCGCCAGGCGGCCGAGGAGGTGGGCTACCCCGTCCTCATCAAGGCCGTGGCCGGTGGCGGCGGAAAGGGCATGCGCATCGTGGAGGCCGCGAAGGACTTCGACGCGGCGCTCGCCTCGGCACGCTCGGAAGCCAAGGGCGCCTTCGACAACGCCGACGTCCTCATCGAGAAATACGTGGCGAGCCCGCGCCACATCGAGGTGCAGGTCTTCGGCGATGGGGCTCGGGCCGTCCACCTCTTCGAGCGGGATTGCTCGCTTCAGCGGCGGCACCAGAAGGTGATCGAGGAAGCGCCAGCGCCCGGCATGACGCCCGAGATGCGGGAGGCCATGGGCGCCGCCGCCGTGCGCGCGGCAGAGGCCATCGGCTATGCCGGGGCGGGCACCGTGGAGTTCATCGTGGACGCCTCCGACGGGCTCAGGCCGGACCGGTTCTATTTCATGGAGATGAACACCCGCCTGCAGGTGGAGCACCCGGTGACGGAGGCGATCACGGGCATCGACCTCGTGGAATGGCAACTGCGCGTTGCCTCTGGCGCGCCGCTCCCAGCCGCGCAGGAAGAGATCACGCTCACCGGGCACGCCGTGGAGGCGCGGCTCTATGCCGAGGACGTGGCTGCGGGCTTCCTCCCGGCCACGGGGCGGCTCACGCGGCTCGCATTCCCGGAAGGGGCGCGGGTGGATAGCGGCGTCCGGGAGGGGGACGCCATCAGCCCGTTCTATGATCCGATGATCGCGAAGGTCATCTGCCAGGGTGCGGACAGGACGGCGGCGCTCGCCGCGCTCGACCGTGCCCTCGCGGAGACCCAGATCGCGGGCCTGACCTGCAATCTCGCCTTCCTGCGGCGTCTCATCCGCGTGCCGGATTTCGTCGCGGGGACCTTTGACACGGGTCTCATCGCGGGCGAAGGCAGCGCGCTCACCGAAGACGCACGGCCCTGTTCGAAGACGCAGGCACTCGCGGCCCTCGGCGCGCTCGGCCTCCACGGGCCGCGGAGTTTCCTCAGCGGCTTTTCCCTCTGGGCGCCGCTCACGCGGACTGCGCGCCTCAGCTTCGGCGGCGAGATAATCGATATCGCCGTGGAAACCCATGCCGAGAGCTTCCGCGCCGGGGCGTATGACGTGGCCCTGCGCGACGGCACCTGGTGGATCGACGGCGCGCCGGTGCGCGCCTCCATCCACCGCGACGCCCACGGGGTGACGGTGTTTTACGGATCGCCTTATGTCTTCGAGGTGCCGGATCTGCGCGTGGCCGTGGACGAGAGCGCGGGCGCGGACCTCTTGGAGGCGCCCATGCCCGGGCTTCTCAAGGCCGTCATGGCCGAGGTGGGGCAGGCCGTGCAGGCGGGGGACCCGCTCGCCGTTTTCGAGGCGATGAAGATGGAGCACACGCTGCGCGCGCCGCGCGACGGGATCATCGCCGAGGTCGTGGGCCGGGCCGGGGCGCAGACGCAGGCGGGCGCGCCCATCATCCGGCTGGAGACAGCGGAGTGA
- a CDS encoding ASCH domain-containing protein: protein MTDLAALKARYPGAITFKFGDSAEMSAEILPLVISGKKTATCAALREYEAEPASMPAIGRRDIALAWDDTPVAVIETTDVTQCKFDDVGEDFALAEGEFPDYASWREAHRIFFDRHGGWSPDMMLVCERFRLIEVIE from the coding sequence GTGACAGATCTCGCCGCCCTCAAGGCCCGCTATCCGGGCGCGATCACGTTCAAGTTCGGCGACAGTGCCGAGATGAGCGCGGAGATCCTGCCCCTCGTCATTTCGGGAAAGAAAACAGCCACTTGCGCGGCGTTGCGCGAATACGAAGCGGAGCCCGCGTCGATGCCTGCCATCGGGCGTCGCGACATCGCGCTCGCCTGGGACGACACGCCCGTGGCCGTCATCGAAACCACGGATGTCACCCAGTGCAAGTTTGACGATGTGGGAGAGGACTTCGCCCTCGCCGAGGGGGAATTCCCGGATTACGCGTCATGGCGGGAGGCGCACCGCATCTTCTTCGACCGCCACGGCGGCTGGTCGCCGGACATGATGCTCGTCTGCGAGCGCTTCCGGCTCATCGAGGTGATCGAATGA
- a CDS encoding carboxyl transferase domain-containing protein, with protein sequence MTRAAHEAALAQVAEAAMAAAAGGGEKARERHVARGKMLPRDRVAAVLDPGAAFLEVGATAAHGMYDGAAPCAGVVAGIGAVHGRLCMIVANDATVKGGTYYPMTVKKHLRAQEIAEENRLPCIYLVDSGGANLPNQDEVFPDRDHFGRIFYNQARMSAASIPQIAAVLGSCTAGGAYVPAMADVSIIVREQGTIFLAGPPLVKAATGEIVSAEDLGGGEVHAKVSGVVDTLAEDDTHALALVREAVRNLGDHGVQNAMPVSADCTKPHKTMDDLFDVIPADLRTPYDIREVIDRIVDGDGFDEFKARFGETLVCGFARIEGMPCGILANNGVLFSEAAQKGAHFIELCSQRRIPLIFLQNITGFMVGRKYENEGIARHGAKMVTAVACTSVPKITLIVGGSFGAGNYGMAGRAYSPRFLWSWPTSRTAVMGGPQAAGVLATVRRDAIERGGGTWSEEEETAYKQPVIDQFEEQSHPLYASARLWDDGVIDPRKSREVLALSLRAALNAPIEETRFGVFRM encoded by the coding sequence ATGACCCGCGCGGCGCACGAGGCGGCGCTCGCCCAAGTGGCCGAGGCAGCCATGGCGGCTGCGGCCGGCGGCGGCGAAAAAGCGCGCGAGCGGCACGTGGCGCGGGGCAAGATGCTGCCGCGGGATCGCGTGGCCGCCGTGCTCGACCCTGGCGCGGCCTTCCTCGAGGTGGGAGCCACGGCGGCGCACGGGATGTATGACGGTGCGGCACCCTGCGCGGGCGTCGTGGCGGGGATTGGTGCGGTCCACGGGCGGCTCTGCATGATCGTGGCCAACGACGCCACGGTGAAGGGCGGCACCTACTACCCGATGACAGTGAAAAAGCACCTCCGTGCCCAGGAGATCGCCGAAGAGAACCGGCTGCCCTGCATCTACCTTGTGGATTCGGGTGGCGCGAACCTCCCCAACCAGGACGAGGTCTTTCCGGACCGTGACCACTTCGGGCGCATCTTTTACAATCAGGCGAGGATGAGCGCGGCGAGCATCCCGCAGATCGCGGCGGTGCTCGGCTCCTGCACCGCGGGCGGAGCTTACGTGCCCGCCATGGCCGACGTCTCCATCATCGTGCGCGAGCAGGGGACGATCTTCCTCGCCGGGCCGCCCCTCGTGAAGGCCGCGACTGGCGAGATCGTGAGCGCCGAGGATCTGGGCGGCGGGGAGGTCCACGCGAAGGTCTCGGGCGTCGTCGACACGCTGGCCGAGGACGACACCCACGCCCTTGCGCTTGTGCGGGAGGCGGTGCGCAACCTCGGGGATCACGGTGTACAAAACGCGATGCCAGTCTCCGCGGATTGCACAAAACCGCACAAAACCATGGATGACCTCTTTGACGTCATCCCCGCCGACCTACGCACGCCCTACGACATCCGCGAGGTGATCGACCGCATCGTGGACGGTGACGGCTTCGATGAATTCAAGGCGCGGTTCGGCGAGACGCTGGTCTGCGGCTTCGCGCGGATCGAGGGCATGCCCTGCGGGATCCTGGCCAACAATGGCGTGCTCTTTTCCGAGGCCGCGCAGAAGGGCGCGCATTTCATCGAGCTCTGCTCGCAGCGGCGTATCCCCCTGATTTTCCTGCAGAATATCACCGGCTTCATGGTCGGCCGGAAATACGAGAACGAGGGCATCGCGCGCCACGGCGCCAAGATGGTGACCGCCGTGGCCTGCACCTCGGTCCCGAAGATCACGCTCATCGTCGGCGGCTCGTTCGGGGCGGGGAATTACGGCATGGCGGGCCGGGCCTACTCGCCCCGCTTCCTCTGGAGCTGGCCCACCTCCCGCACCGCCGTCATGGGCGGACCGCAAGCGGCAGGCGTCCTCGCGACCGTGCGCCGCGATGCGATCGAGCGTGGCGGCGGGACGTGGTCGGAGGAGGAAGAAACCGCTTATAAACAACCGGTTATTGATCAATTTGAAGAGCAGTCCCACCCGCTTTACGCCTCCGCCCGGCTCTGGGACGACGGCGTCATCGACCCGCGCAAGAGCCGCGAGGTGCTTGCGCTTTCGCTGCGGGCGGCGCTGAACGCACCCATCGAGGAGACACGCTTCGGCGTGTTCCGCATGTGA
- a CDS encoding lysozyme inhibitor LprI family protein, with translation MKWSVLLLLAAPVMAEDLVFDIDATTACLAAQESEHAKLLCVGRAAAACMDMTEGGTTTVGMGGCLAAEWAWWDAELNTAYQALLAEAGEIEADAEEFGLRTPPMVAPIREMQRAWIGYRDGLCAFERAKWGGGTGGGPASAACMMQETARQTLVLQRGTGLE, from the coding sequence GTGAAGTGGAGTGTGCTCCTCCTGCTCGCCGCCCCGGTGATGGCCGAGGACCTCGTGTTCGATATCGACGCGACCACCGCCTGCCTCGCGGCGCAGGAGAGCGAGCACGCAAAGCTCCTCTGCGTGGGCCGCGCGGCCGCGGCCTGCATGGATATGACCGAGGGCGGGACGACCACGGTGGGCATGGGCGGGTGCCTCGCCGCCGAATGGGCATGGTGGGATGCGGAGCTCAACACGGCCTACCAGGCGCTGCTCGCGGAGGCCGGGGAGATCGAGGCGGATGCCGAGGAGTTCGGCCTGCGGACGCCGCCCATGGTCGCGCCCATCCGCGAGATGCAGCGCGCCTGGATCGGCTATCGCGACGGCCTCTGCGCCTTTGAGCGGGCGAAATGGGGCGGCGGAACGGGCGGCGGCCCGGCCTCGGCCGCCTGCATGATGCAGGAGACCGCGCGGCAGACGCTTGTCCTCCAGCGCGGGACGGGCCTCGAATGA
- a CDS encoding NAD(P)H-dependent oxidoreductase, producing MTGEAGMRFEGLKALFINTSLQKRAEDSHTRLLLEASAAIMEKHGVAVEHVHMLAHDVPPGVYPDMTDHGWEKDDWPEIWETVKAANILVVGTPLWLGEESSVCRVLIERLYAMSGMLNEKNQSIYYGKTGGCLITGNEDGIKHAAMTIGYALSHLGYTIPPQADAGWIGEAGPGPSYGDDDGQGGRVGFDNDFTQRNTTIMTWNLMHLAKMLKDGIPNEGNDREAWKAGARFDFENPEYRA from the coding sequence ATGACAGGGGAGGCGGGCATGCGCTTTGAGGGGCTCAAGGCACTCTTCATCAACACGTCGCTGCAGAAGCGCGCCGAGGACAGCCATACGCGGCTGCTGCTCGAGGCCTCTGCCGCGATCATGGAAAAGCACGGCGTGGCCGTGGAGCATGTCCACATGCTTGCCCATGACGTCCCGCCCGGGGTCTATCCTGATATGACGGATCACGGCTGGGAAAAGGACGACTGGCCCGAGATCTGGGAAACGGTGAAGGCCGCCAACATCCTCGTCGTGGGCACGCCGCTCTGGCTCGGCGAGGAAAGCTCGGTCTGCCGTGTCCTCATCGAGCGGCTCTACGCCATGTCCGGCATGCTCAACGAGAAGAACCAGTCGATCTACTATGGCAAGACGGGCGGCTGCCTCATCACGGGCAACGAGGACGGCATCAAGCACGCGGCGATGACCATCGGTTACGCGCTCTCGCATCTGGGCTACACGATACCGCCGCAGGCCGATGCCGGCTGGATCGGCGAGGCGGGGCCGGGGCCCTCCTACGGTGACGATGACGGGCAGGGCGGTCGCGTGGGCTTCGACAACGATTTCACCCAGCGCAACACCACCATCATGACGTGGAACCTGATGCACCTCGCCAAGATGCTGAAGGACGGCATCCCAAACGAGGGCAATGATCGCGAAGCCTGGAAGGCGGGCGCGCGATTTGACTTCGAGAACCCGGAATACCGCGCGTGA
- a CDS encoding isovaleryl-CoA dehydrogenase, with protein MFHHSMRFDFDEDAEAIRDVAHRWAQERVKPLAAEIDRTNDFPKELWKEMGDLGLLGITVGEDYGGAAMGYLDHTLVIEEIARASASVSLSYGAHSNLCVNQIKLNGTDEQKAKYLPKLVSGEHVGALAMSEAGAGSDVVSMKLAAEKRNDHYRLNGTKYWITNGPDADTLVVYAKTDPDGGSKGITAFLIEKEMTGFSTSPHFDKLGMRGSNTGELIFDDVEVPFENVLGEEGKGVQVLMSGLDYERVVLAGIGLGIMAACLDEVMPYVSERKQFGQPIGNFQLMQGKIADMYTAMNSARAYVYEVAKACDRGEVTRQDAAACCLYASEEAMKQAHQAIQAMGGAGFLNDAPVARIFRDAKLMEIGAGTSEIRRMLVGRELVGAMA; from the coding sequence ATGTTTCATCATTCCATGAGGTTCGATTTCGATGAGGACGCCGAGGCGATCCGCGACGTGGCCCACCGTTGGGCGCAGGAGCGGGTGAAGCCCCTGGCCGCCGAAATCGACAGGACGAACGACTTCCCCAAGGAACTCTGGAAGGAGATGGGCGATCTCGGCCTCCTCGGCATCACCGTTGGCGAGGATTACGGCGGCGCGGCCATGGGATATCTCGACCATACGCTCGTCATCGAGGAGATCGCGCGGGCCTCGGCCTCGGTCTCGCTTTCCTACGGCGCCCATTCGAACCTCTGCGTGAACCAGATCAAGCTGAACGGCACTGACGAGCAGAAGGCGAAATACCTGCCCAAGCTCGTCTCCGGCGAACATGTCGGCGCGCTCGCGATGTCCGAGGCCGGGGCGGGCTCCGACGTCGTCTCCATGAAGCTCGCCGCCGAGAAGCGGAACGACCATTACCGCCTGAACGGCACCAAATACTGGATCACCAACGGGCCGGACGCCGACACCCTCGTCGTCTACGCCAAGACGGATCCCGATGGCGGCTCCAAGGGCATCACCGCCTTCCTCATCGAGAAAGAGATGACGGGCTTCTCCACCTCGCCCCATTTCGACAAGCTTGGCATGCGCGGCTCGAATACGGGCGAGCTCATCTTCGATGACGTGGAAGTCCCCTTCGAGAACGTCTTGGGCGAGGAAGGGAAGGGCGTGCAGGTCCTCATGTCCGGCCTCGATTACGAGCGCGTCGTGCTCGCGGGGATCGGGCTCGGCATCATGGCCGCCTGCCTCGACGAGGTCATGCCGTACGTCTCCGAGCGCAAGCAGTTCGGCCAGCCCATCGGAAACTTCCAGCTCATGCAGGGCAAGATCGCGGATATGTACACCGCCATGAATTCCGCCCGGGCCTACGTCTACGAGGTCGCCAAGGCTTGCGACCGGGGGGAGGTGACGCGGCAGGACGCCGCCGCCTGCTGCCTTTACGCCTCCGAGGAGGCGATGAAACAGGCCCATCAGGCGATCCAGGCCATGGGCGGCGCGGGCTTTCTCAATGACGCGCCCGTCGCGCGCATCTTCCGCGACGCCAAGCTGATGGAGATCGGCGCGGGTACGTCCGAGATCCGCCGGATGCTCGTGGGCCGTGAGCTCGTGGGAGCCATGGCGTGA
- a CDS encoding DegT/DnrJ/EryC1/StrS family aminotransferase, whose translation METFTGSFTQQEPIPEEGIVAALDVLRHGRLHRYNEAEGEVAETARLEEEFAAQMDAKYCLAVASGGYALSCALRAAGVKPGDPVLSNAFTLAPVPGAIASVGAHPVFVGVTEGLTIDLADLAAKAGAARVLMLSHMRGHICDMDAVMKLAAREGLIVIEDCAHTMGAQWNGVWSGRHGHVGCYSTQTYKHVNSGEGGFIVSDDAEIMARAVMLSGSYMLYRKHRAAPPPEAFEGIKYDMPNISGRMDNLRAAILRPQLKRLEAQCARWNERYAAVDDGLAECPGLTRIRREKREAFVASSYQFLLLDWADEAIRAVVSRCAARGVELKWFGAPEPVAFTSTYQSWRYADPEPMPATDRILRAVMDMRLPLTFSLEDCALIARIIRQEVSAVHQSR comes from the coding sequence ATGGAGACCTTCACCGGCAGCTTCACGCAGCAGGAACCGATCCCCGAGGAGGGGATCGTGGCGGCGCTCGACGTGCTGCGCCACGGGCGGCTGCACCGCTACAACGAGGCAGAGGGGGAGGTGGCCGAGACCGCGCGCCTCGAGGAAGAGTTCGCCGCGCAGATGGACGCGAAATACTGCCTCGCCGTGGCCTCGGGGGGATACGCGCTGTCCTGTGCGCTCCGCGCCGCGGGCGTGAAGCCCGGCGACCCGGTGCTCTCCAATGCGTTCACGCTTGCGCCCGTGCCCGGCGCCATCGCCAGCGTGGGCGCGCATCCGGTCTTCGTGGGAGTCACGGAGGGGCTCACGATCGACCTTGCCGATCTCGCCGCCAAGGCGGGCGCGGCGCGGGTGCTGATGCTCTCTCACATGCGCGGCCATATCTGCGACATGGACGCGGTGATGAAGCTCGCGGCCCGCGAGGGGCTCATCGTGATCGAGGATTGCGCGCATACCATGGGCGCGCAGTGGAACGGCGTCTGGAGCGGGCGCCACGGCCATGTGGGCTGCTATTCCACGCAGACCTACAAGCACGTCAATTCCGGCGAGGGCGGCTTCATCGTCAGCGATGACGCGGAGATCATGGCGCGCGCTGTCATGCTCTCGGGCAGCTACATGCTCTATCGCAAGCATCGCGCCGCACCGCCGCCCGAGGCCTTCGAGGGCATCAAGTACGACATGCCCAATATCTCGGGCCGCATGGATAATCTCCGTGCCGCGATCCTGCGCCCGCAGCTCAAGCGGCTCGAGGCGCAATGCGCGCGCTGGAACGAGCGATACGCCGCCGTCGATGACGGCCTCGCCGAGTGCCCCGGCCTCACGCGGATCCGGCGCGAGAAGCGGGAGGCCTTCGTGGCCTCGTCCTACCAATTCCTGCTCCTCGACTGGGCCGACGAGGCGATCCGTGCCGTCGTGTCGCGCTGTGCCGCGCGGGGGGTCGAGCTCAAGTGGTTCGGCGCGCCGGAGCCCGTGGCCTTCACGTCCACCTACCAGAGCTGGCGCTACGCGGACCCCGAGCCCATGCCAGCCACGGACCGCATCTTGCGGGCCGTGATGGATATGCGCCTGCCGCTCACCTTCAGCCTCGAGGATTGCGCCCTCATCGCGCGCATCATTCGCCAAGAGGTCAGCGCCGTGCACCAGAGCCGCTAA
- a CDS encoding HAD-IA family hydrolase, with protein MRSVIFDLDGTLADTSGDLLAAANACFEGLGLGRLLDAGDAGTALRGGKAMLALGFSRVEGHGAEAVEAEYPKLLRHYAAALDHHTVLYPGALEAVERLRAEGFSVAICTNKPEGLAEALMTSLGVRDRFGALVGADTLPVRKPDPAPFFEAVARVGGDPKRALLVGDSMTDERTARAAGVPSVSVSFSPDAESRAEMSPDAWLDDYAALPALAARLLP; from the coding sequence ATGCGCAGTGTGATTTTTGATCTCGATGGCACGCTCGCCGATACGAGCGGTGATCTCCTGGCGGCGGCGAATGCCTGCTTCGAGGGGCTGGGGCTGGGCAGGCTCCTGGACGCGGGCGATGCGGGCACGGCGCTCCGGGGCGGTAAGGCCATGCTGGCGCTCGGCTTTTCGCGGGTCGAGGGCCATGGCGCGGAGGCGGTGGAGGCGGAATATCCCAAGCTCCTGCGGCACTACGCGGCGGCGCTCGATCATCACACGGTGCTCTATCCCGGGGCGCTCGAGGCCGTGGAGCGCCTTCGCGCGGAGGGCTTCAGCGTGGCGATCTGCACCAACAAGCCCGAGGGCCTCGCGGAGGCGCTCATGACCTCCCTCGGAGTGCGGGACCGCTTCGGCGCGCTCGTCGGGGCTGACACGCTCCCCGTGCGCAAGCCCGACCCCGCGCCCTTCTTCGAGGCGGTGGCGCGCGTGGGCGGGGACCCGAAGCGCGCGCTCCTCGTGGGAGACAGCATGACCGACGAACGCACAGCGCGGGCCGCGGGGGTGCCATCGGTCTCGGTCTCCTTCAGCCCCGATGCAGAGAGCCGCGCGGAGATGTCGCCCGATGCGTGGCTCGATGATTACGCCGCGCTTCCCGCCCTGGCCGCGCGGCTCCTCCCTTGA